In one Gemmatimonadota bacterium genomic region, the following are encoded:
- a CDS encoding nuclear transport factor 2 family protein, translating into MIRNLAKIAALAGLAGLAGLAGPGCSSGSAPGVTALQRIAAQRAIRTEVEAAYDFTRRDVPGNLMALYAPTGPILSASGGRITTSRDSLRAGIQAFWTNVGQNMRDAHVEWTAMHIDVLAPRVAVMTATYRIPHRQPSGLPHVIGGAWTAVFVLRGGHWYIVDEHLSDNPFAS; encoded by the coding sequence ATGATCCGAAATCTGGCGAAGATCGCAGCCCTCGCGGGACTGGCCGGACTGGCCGGACTGGCCGGACCAGGCTGCTCCTCCGGCTCCGCACCAGGGGTGACCGCCCTCCAGCGCATCGCGGCGCAACGGGCGATCCGGACCGAGGTCGAGGCTGCCTACGACTTCACCCGACGGGACGTTCCCGGGAACCTGATGGCCCTGTACGCCCCCACCGGACCCATCCTGTCGGCCAGTGGCGGGCGGATCACGACGTCGCGGGATTCGCTCCGGGCTGGCATCCAGGCATTCTGGACCAATGTCGGGCAAAATATGCGCGATGCGCACGTGGAGTGGACGGCGATGCACATCGACGTACTCGCCCCAAGAGTGGCCGTAATGACCGCAACGTACAGGATACCGCACAGACAGCCGAGTGGGCTGCCGCACGTGATCGGGGGCGCCTGGACCGCCGTTTTCGTGCTGCGAGGCGGGCACTGGTACATCGTGGATGAGCATCTGTCCGACAATCCGTTCGCATCCTGA
- a CDS encoding YhbY family RNA-binding protein, whose product MNSKERANLRAEAQRLSPLVHVGHGGVTDAIVKTMDDVLRTHELVKVDISRNLSAPIKEVAGALADATGAEVVQVIGRKATFFRDNPELEWKGNVPPWR is encoded by the coding sequence ATGAACAGTAAGGAGCGAGCGAATCTGCGCGCCGAGGCGCAGCGATTGAGTCCGCTGGTTCACGTCGGGCACGGCGGAGTCACCGACGCGATCGTAAAAACGATGGACGACGTGCTTCGAACGCACGAGCTCGTGAAGGTGGATATCAGCCGCAATCTGAGTGCGCCTATCAAGGAAGTCGCCGGCGCGCTCGCCGACGCGACCGGCGCCGAGGTGGTGCAGGTGATCGGGCGAAAAGCGACGTTCTTCAGGGACAACCCGGAGCTGGAGTGGAAGGGCAACGTCCCGCCCTGGCGTTGA
- a CDS encoding glycine zipper domain-containing protein: MRSIRPAAICAIALLAAAACNKSDNKSAQDPLAQDSSLSRDLQLANNDTAAQPQLKDVPTTPPPAPPRAAVVEKKRVAVAPPPRRRTPAPEPKAPAVAQAPARVTTPSGNTVVKAPSTAANTEGRVGVVSAGTNLSLSSGQRVCTNTNSVGDRITATLAEAVSGSNGVVIPAGATAVLEITSLGRSNQAGENMNIGLVVRSITYGGKTYPVNGQIVSAGVEKVKAADNNDATKVAGGAVVGAILGRILGGRSKTKGTIIGAAGGAAAGAVLAHQTEKYDACLPSGGQVVVKLDSPMSIQNGTGTTNGVI; this comes from the coding sequence ATGAGATCAATTCGTCCCGCGGCGATCTGTGCAATAGCGCTGCTCGCCGCTGCTGCATGCAACAAGAGCGACAATAAATCAGCCCAGGATCCTCTGGCGCAGGACTCGTCGCTCTCGCGCGATCTCCAGCTCGCGAACAACGATACGGCCGCGCAGCCGCAGCTCAAGGACGTTCCCACAACACCGCCGCCGGCGCCGCCCCGCGCCGCGGTAGTCGAGAAAAAGCGTGTCGCCGTCGCACCGCCTCCACGCAGACGCACTCCCGCACCGGAGCCAAAGGCCCCAGCGGTTGCTCAGGCGCCCGCACGGGTCACCACACCGTCCGGTAACACAGTCGTCAAGGCGCCTTCGACCGCTGCCAACACCGAGGGGAGGGTGGGAGTCGTATCAGCCGGAACCAATCTCTCGCTCAGCTCCGGACAGCGCGTCTGCACCAACACCAACAGCGTCGGCGACCGCATAACGGCGACGCTCGCCGAGGCTGTGTCGGGATCCAACGGCGTCGTGATTCCAGCGGGTGCAACGGCGGTTCTGGAAATCACTTCGCTCGGCCGAAGCAATCAGGCCGGCGAGAACATGAACATCGGCCTGGTTGTGCGCTCGATCACGTACGGCGGCAAGACCTATCCTGTGAATGGCCAGATCGTCAGCGCCGGCGTCGAAAAGGTGAAGGCGGCCGATAACAACGACGCGACCAAGGTGGCCGGCGGTGCGGTCGTGGGCGCGATTCTCGGACGCATACTCGGCGGCCGGTCCAAGACCAAGGGCACGATCATCGGCGCCGCCGGCGGCGCCGCGGCGGGCGCGGTACTGGCACACCAGACCGAGAAGTACGATGCGTGCCTGCCGAGTGGCGGACAGGTGGTCGTGAAGCTGGATTCGCCAATGTCGATTCAGAACGGCACCGGCACGACCAACGGCGTGATCTAG
- the fdxA gene encoding ferredoxin — protein sequence MPYVITEACIGVKDRACVDVCPVDCIYEGEKQLYIHPDECIDCGACEPECPVTAIFPEEDVPQNLRSYIALNADVFKGPNPPGKPQR from the coding sequence ATGCCCTACGTAATTACTGAAGCCTGCATCGGCGTGAAGGACCGTGCTTGCGTCGACGTCTGCCCCGTGGATTGCATCTACGAGGGCGAGAAGCAGCTATATATCCATCCGGATGAATGCATCGATTGCGGTGCATGCGAGCCGGAATGTCCCGTGACGGCCATCTTCCCGGAAGAAGACGTTCCGCAGAACTTGCGGTCGTACATCGCGCTCAACGCGGACGTGTTCAAGGGGCCCAATCCACCTGGAAAGCCTCAACGGTAG
- a CDS encoding M23 family metallopeptidase, translating into MRSPLEVARRNAMIVALVAMAGCGASIRPLPPLPAPVPESYPSGGTARVPADADDTSYFDANPLMVPVEGVQPSGVSDSFNDRRDNGRTHRASDILVPKGTRVVAAESGTIMRLSRNALGGITIYMMDETGRFIFYYAHLEGYADGLVPNEHVSQGELLGYVGMTGNAPVPHLHFQVMRRDPDRHDYWNSPAVDVRPFFTIPGQVRASNEQ; encoded by the coding sequence ATGAGAAGTCCGCTCGAAGTCGCGCGAAGAAATGCGATGATCGTTGCGCTGGTCGCGATGGCCGGGTGTGGAGCGAGCATACGTCCACTTCCACCGCTACCCGCTCCCGTGCCGGAGTCATATCCATCCGGCGGAACGGCAAGGGTGCCGGCGGACGCTGACGACACATCCTATTTCGATGCCAATCCGCTGATGGTTCCCGTCGAAGGGGTTCAGCCGAGCGGCGTTTCGGACAGCTTCAACGACCGGCGCGACAACGGAAGGACCCATCGTGCGAGTGACATTCTGGTTCCAAAGGGGACGAGAGTGGTGGCCGCCGAGTCCGGTACCATCATGCGGCTGAGCAGGAATGCGCTGGGCGGGATCACCATCTACATGATGGATGAAACTGGCCGTTTCATATTCTATTATGCGCATCTCGAAGGATACGCGGACGGCCTGGTACCGAACGAGCATGTCTCGCAGGGCGAACTGCTCGGTTATGTTGGTATGACGGGAAACGCGCCCGTGCCGCATCTGCACTTTCAGGTAATGCGGCGCGATCCCGATCGGCACGATTACTGGAACAGTCCGGCGGTCGACGTCAGACCGTTCTTTACAATTCCTGGACAGGTGCGCGCGAGCAATGAACAGTAA
- a CDS encoding FHA domain-containing protein: MSEAKAAGTPYLIHAYEHKAYPIPADHPLSIGRETACDITVNEVAVSRHHAEIRQEGDAFVLHPVGSTTTVMNSMPVLAPQPLQEGSTFLVGSMKFIFTRERLPVAMKIATPVDRPATVDGRRPTLTFPGQPNAPEIQQPSNGLKLMPLVLVAVVVIVGGAAYWALNLR; the protein is encoded by the coding sequence ATGTCGGAAGCGAAAGCGGCAGGCACGCCCTATCTGATTCACGCCTACGAGCACAAGGCGTACCCGATCCCCGCGGATCATCCGCTCTCGATCGGGCGGGAGACGGCGTGCGACATCACCGTCAACGAGGTGGCCGTATCGCGCCATCACGCGGAGATCCGGCAGGAAGGCGACGCCTTCGTTCTGCATCCCGTCGGGTCGACGACCACGGTGATGAACTCGATGCCGGTTCTAGCTCCGCAGCCTCTCCAGGAAGGCTCGACGTTCCTGGTCGGGTCCATGAAGTTCATCTTCACACGAGAGCGGCTTCCGGTCGCGATGAAGATCGCGACCCCGGTGGATCGTCCGGCTACAGTCGACGGCAGACGTCCTACGCTGACATTTCCGGGCCAGCCGAACGCGCCTGAGATTCAGCAGCCGTCAAACGGCCTCAAGCTGATGCCGCTCGTCCTGGTGGCCGTCGTGGTGATCGTCGGCGGCGCGGCGTACTGGGCGTTGAATCTGAGGTAG
- a CDS encoding SDR family oxidoreductase: MSACNPVTTSMHGKTCVITGANTGIGKAAAAALAALGARIVMVCRDRARGERALEEIAAAALQGGHGGSAELSIADLSSQSDVRSIAAAILAAHPRIDVLVNNAGVALKHRELTVDGIERTFAVNYLAYFMLAHLLLPGLRAAGSARIVNVSSGAHRRGRLDFDNLQGERSYSNIRMYSDSKLEDLMFTYALARRLAGSGVTVNALHPGVVATEIWRDVPILAFLSRWLMLSPEKGARTTVYLAASPDVEGVTGQYFDKCKPAGTSALSHDVALQERLWTTSVTLTGVGAEI; this comes from the coding sequence ATGAGCGCCTGTAACCCCGTCACCACATCGATGCACGGAAAGACCTGTGTCATCACGGGCGCAAACACGGGCATCGGCAAGGCCGCCGCCGCGGCGCTCGCGGCGCTCGGCGCGCGAATCGTGATGGTGTGCCGCGATAGAGCCAGGGGCGAGCGTGCTCTTGAAGAGATCGCGGCAGCGGCGCTGCAGGGCGGACACGGAGGCAGTGCAGAGCTGTCCATTGCCGATCTCTCCTCACAATCGGACGTACGCTCCATTGCAGCGGCAATTCTCGCCGCGCATCCCCGGATCGACGTACTGGTCAACAATGCCGGCGTTGCGCTCAAGCATCGCGAGTTGACGGTAGATGGCATCGAGCGCACCTTCGCGGTGAACTATCTCGCGTATTTCATGCTCGCTCATCTGCTGCTTCCGGGATTGCGTGCCGCTGGTAGCGCCCGGATCGTCAATGTCTCATCTGGTGCGCATCGGCGCGGCAGACTCGACTTCGACAATCTCCAGGGTGAGCGCAGCTACAGCAACATTCGCATGTACTCCGATAGTAAGCTGGAGGATTTGATGTTCACGTACGCACTTGCGCGCAGGCTCGCAGGAAGCGGCGTTACGGTGAACGCTCTGCATCCAGGAGTCGTCGCGACGGAGATATGGCGGGATGTTCCCATCCTCGCTTTTCTGAGTCGGTGGCTCATGCTCTCGCCGGAGAAAGGCGCGCGTACCACCGTGTATCTTGCCGCGTCGCCTGATGTGGAAGGCGTGACGGGGCAGTACTTTGACAAGTGCAAGCCGGCGGGGACAAGTGCATTGAGTCACGACGTGGCGCTGCAGGAAAGGCTGTGGACGACGAGCGTGACGCTCACCGGCGTTGGCGCGGAAATCTGA